One stretch of Astatotilapia calliptera chromosome 3, fAstCal1.2, whole genome shotgun sequence DNA includes these proteins:
- the LOC113010016 gene encoding uncharacterized protein LOC113010016 — protein MKSRKVKRILITKLMLTTLALQCKEIINDDLPVGQILDCWPTLKSQSQICAEFHRITNLHLKNHFYAVLDQHAPRLQSLFRKKAVCTGNVSDVLSQLFRSYNLQEQADIHAQSAGVLHALSAYLYEDTSTFIKTWDMMHSDRPDISEVPLGLLLIRANSSDATFFCPEKTAVLVEGNMIIVFTTLADAFLVIFGLTDVLHLSYPKCLANIFDFIQKVLMGLKGGKLKPKVLSLKNDLLAAE, from the exons ATGAAGTCgagaaaagtgaaaagaatCCTGATTACAAAGCTGATGCTCACAACTTTGGCCTTGCAATGCAAAGAGATCATCAATGATGACCTACCAGTAGGTCAGATCCTGGATTGCTGGCCTACTCTGAAATCCCAGTCCCAG ATCTGTGCAGAATTCCACAGGATTACAAACCTCCACCTGAAGAACCACTTTTATGCTGTGCTGGACCAACATGCTCCCCGGCTCCAGAGCTTATTCAGAAAGAAAGCTGTTTGCACAGGGAACGTGTCTGATGTCCTGTCTCAGCTCTTCAGAAGCTATAATCTCCAG GAACAAGCTGATATCCATGCCCAAAGTGCTGGTGTGCTTCATGCCCTCTCTGCCTATTTGTACGAAGACACCTCTACCTTCATCAAAACATGGGAT atGATGCATTCTGATAGACCAGATATTAGTGAAGTGCCACTTGGACTCCTCCTGATCAGAGCCAATTCCAGCGATGCAACATTCTTCTGCCCTGAGAAGACTGCAGTTTTGGTCGAGGGTAACATGATCATTGTTTTCACCACCCTGGCTGATGCATTTCTAGTAATATTTGGACTGACTGACGTCCTGCACCTAAGCTACCCAAAATGTTTGGCTAacatttttgactttattcAGAAAGTTTTGATGGGTCTGAAGGGTGGGAAGTTGAAGCCCAAAGTGCTGAGTCTTAAAAATGATCTTTTGGCAGCAGAATAA